In Massilia violaceinigra, one DNA window encodes the following:
- a CDS encoding ABC transporter ATP-binding protein yields the protein MTIAQPASPQPFLLIRNLVKDFDGVRAVNDISLAINKGEIFALLGSSGCGKSTLLRMLAGFEIPTEGAIELAGQDLVGVPPYERPVNMMFQSYALFPHLTVWDNVAFGLRRDGLPKAAIAERVDQMLALVQLGAYARRKPHQLSGGQQQRVALARSLAKRPQLLLLDEPLGALDKKLREQTQMELVNIIEQVGVTCVMVTHDQDEAMSMATRIAVMSEGRILQVGAPGDIYETPNCRFVADFIGSVNMFHGHVRVDQPDHVIVETPECRHYVSHGISGTNNMPVSVAVRPEKIALQRDMPGVEQRASAAEDGYNCVAGEIVNVSYFGNETHYQVRLAQGGILKVARTNAARHEEARLERGQHVVAWWDGSDIVVLTN from the coding sequence ATGACGATTGCACAACCCGCAAGCCCGCAGCCTTTTCTCCTGATCCGCAACCTCGTCAAGGACTTCGACGGCGTGCGCGCCGTGAACGACATTTCGCTCGCCATCAACAAGGGCGAGATCTTCGCGCTGCTGGGCAGCTCCGGCTGCGGCAAATCGACCTTGCTGCGCATGCTGGCCGGCTTCGAGATCCCGACCGAGGGCGCGATCGAACTGGCCGGCCAGGACCTGGTCGGCGTGCCGCCCTACGAGCGCCCGGTCAACATGATGTTCCAGTCGTACGCGCTGTTCCCGCACCTGACGGTGTGGGACAACGTCGCCTTCGGCCTGCGCCGCGACGGGCTGCCCAAGGCCGCCATCGCCGAACGGGTCGACCAGATGCTGGCGCTGGTGCAGCTGGGCGCCTACGCCAGGCGCAAGCCGCACCAGCTCTCGGGCGGGCAGCAGCAGCGCGTGGCGCTGGCGCGCAGCCTGGCCAAGCGCCCCCAGTTGCTGCTGCTCGACGAGCCGCTCGGCGCGCTCGATAAAAAACTGCGCGAACAGACCCAGATGGAACTGGTCAATATCATCGAGCAGGTCGGCGTGACCTGCGTGATGGTCACCCACGACCAGGATGAGGCGATGAGCATGGCCACCCGCATCGCCGTCATGAGCGAAGGGCGCATACTGCAGGTGGGCGCGCCGGGCGACATTTACGAAACGCCGAATTGCCGCTTCGTGGCCGATTTCATCGGCAGCGTCAACATGTTCCACGGCCACGTGCGGGTCGACCAGCCCGACCACGTCATCGTCGAGACGCCCGAATGCCGCCATTACGTCAGCCACGGCATCAGCGGCACCAACAACATGCCGGTCAGCGTGGCGGTGCGGCCCGAAAAAATCGCCCTGCAGCGCGACATGCCGGGCGTGGAGCAGCGCGCCTCGGCCGCCGAAGACGGCTACAACTGCGTGGCCGGCGAGATCGTCAACGTCTCCTACTTCGGCAACGAGACCCACTACCAGGTGCGCCTGGCACAGGGCGGCATCCTCAAGGTGGCGCGCACCAACGCCGCGCGCCATGAAGAGGCCCGTCTCGAACGCGGCCAGCACGTGGTTGCGTGGTGGGACGGCAGCGACATCGTGGTCCTGACCAATTGA
- a CDS encoding ABC transporter permease subunit — translation MSTILRPPAAGRRFVIGLPFVWLTIAFLIPFLIVLRMSFAELDDTGSPFGPLLTFSDGVISIKAKIVNYVALTEDDNYLWTFLRSLAYAGLTMVLCLVTGYPFAYFMARAKPAYRPVLLMMVMLPFWTSFLLRIYAWKGILANQGLLNNLLLWLGVITEPLKMMNTPFALVLGMFYAYLPFMILPLYANLVKMDVRFLEAAADLGATPWQAFWRITVPLSKSGIIAGAMLVFIPAVGEFVIPELLGGPETLMIGRLLWDEFFVNTDWPRASALAVVAIMLILVPMAVFNKYKAEQEAEDRA, via the coding sequence ATGAGTACAATCCTGCGCCCCCCGGCGGCCGGCCGCCGCTTCGTCATCGGCCTGCCCTTCGTCTGGCTGACGATCGCCTTCCTGATCCCGTTCCTGATCGTGCTGCGCATGAGTTTTGCGGAACTCGACGACACTGGCAGCCCGTTCGGCCCTTTGCTCACCTTCAGCGATGGGGTCATCAGCATCAAGGCCAAGATCGTCAACTACGTGGCCCTCACCGAGGACGACAACTACCTGTGGACCTTCCTGCGTTCGCTCGCCTACGCCGGCCTGACCATGGTCCTGTGCCTGGTGACCGGCTACCCCTTCGCCTACTTCATGGCGCGCGCCAAACCGGCGTATCGTCCGGTGCTGCTGATGATGGTGATGCTGCCGTTCTGGACCTCCTTCCTGCTGCGCATCTACGCCTGGAAGGGCATCCTGGCCAACCAGGGACTGCTCAACAACCTGCTGCTGTGGCTCGGCGTGATTACCGAACCGCTGAAAATGATGAACACCCCGTTCGCGCTGGTGCTGGGGATGTTCTATGCCTACCTGCCGTTCATGATTCTGCCGCTGTACGCCAACCTGGTGAAGATGGACGTGCGCTTCCTCGAAGCGGCGGCCGACCTGGGCGCCACCCCGTGGCAAGCCTTCTGGCGCATCACCGTGCCGCTCTCGAAATCGGGCATCATCGCCGGCGCCATGCTGGTGTTCATTCCGGCGGTGGGAGAGTTCGTCATTCCCGAGCTGCTCGGCGGCCCCGAGACGCTGATGATCGGGCGCCTGCTGTGGGACGAATTTTTCGTCAACACCGACTGGCCGCGTGCCTCGGCGCTGGCGGTGGTGGCGATCATGCTGATCCTGGTGCCGATGGCGGTCTTCAATAAATACAAAGCCGAACAGGAAGCGGAGGACCGCGCATGA
- a CDS encoding ABC transporter permease subunit: protein MSKQVNKMTLARWFGRGWLSLGYLFLYLPLVVLVVFSFNSSRQDMVWSGFSTQWYPELFNDAELVSGFVLSLKIALMSATSAVVLGTFAAFALNRYKRFPGRLLFSGMVSAPLVMPEVIIGLSLLLMLVSVQKMFGFPERGAFTIWIGHTLLGMAYAAVVVQSRLREMNRSLEEAAMDLGCRPHQVFFLVTLPNITQSLASAWLLTFTLSLDDVVLSNFLSGPGATTMPLVIMSRARLGLDPRVNAVAALTILVVSTGVIVAAIMMARAERQRQKQVAAAVKS, encoded by the coding sequence ATGAGCAAGCAAGTAAACAAAATGACGCTGGCCCGCTGGTTCGGCCGCGGATGGCTCTCGCTGGGCTACCTGTTCCTGTACCTGCCGCTGGTGGTGCTGGTCGTGTTTTCGTTTAACAGCTCGCGCCAGGACATGGTGTGGAGCGGCTTTTCCACCCAGTGGTACCCGGAGCTGTTCAACGATGCGGAACTGGTCAGCGGCTTCGTGCTGTCGCTGAAAATCGCCTTGATGAGCGCCACATCGGCCGTGGTGCTGGGGACCTTTGCCGCCTTTGCCCTGAACCGCTACAAGCGCTTTCCCGGCCGCCTGCTGTTTTCCGGGATGGTCAGCGCGCCGCTGGTCATGCCCGAGGTGATCATCGGCCTGTCGCTGCTGCTGATGCTCGTATCCGTGCAGAAGATGTTCGGCTTTCCCGAGCGCGGCGCCTTCACCATCTGGATCGGCCACACGCTGCTCGGCATGGCGTATGCGGCCGTGGTGGTGCAGTCGCGCCTGCGCGAAATGAACCGCTCGCTCGAAGAAGCGGCCATGGACCTCGGCTGCCGTCCGCACCAGGTGTTCTTTCTGGTGACGCTGCCGAACATCACGCAGTCGCTGGCTTCGGCCTGGCTGCTCACGTTTACGCTCTCGCTCGACGATGTGGTGCTGTCGAACTTCCTGTCCGGTCCGGGCGCGACGACCATGCCGCTGGTGATCATGTCACGCGCGCGCCTGGGCCTGGACCCGCGCGTGAACGCGGTGGCGGCATTGACAATTCTGGTGGTGTCGACCGGCGTGATCGTCGCCGCCATCATGATGGCGCGCGCCGAGCGGCAGCGCCAGAAGCAGGTGGCGGCCGCAGTCAAGTCATAG
- a CDS encoding DUF3138 family protein — translation MHVYRNAVIAIAAACPVIAQAQTTQELKAELDALKAHVHKLEAMIERSERSKSDDAAELARLRVKSDAADDAAETSGLKGLKISGYIDPTYIRNRNASTSSFVFLNNNSSVNGSGESFGYDNTYFGSAMLNVDKELEGGTRLKISLMPSKGTAAGYNFGNMVHEASVSIPLGGLSTRVFAGQIPDWSGYEYIASTQNKLITHNLLFDFSAANFYTGAGLQFVRGKWDSKIMAGNMNSARIDHAREKTPGLFYRVDYAKSEFAGLGMSGTHSGFDDDSAFGRLDLLEVDGYHTRGDWNFQGQLSYGRQQATAANRYNVARQRWYGLSSLMSYKVMPRLEAIARLDYIHNSRGGGGVFGSTLGSGCKDLDGLEANCPDGRNGFGAGMVWSGDDWVVLDPTRGANRAALSLGTQYLLMPGVSVKGEYRYDRANARVFKTSDDQYRRDNHVIGVSTVVSF, via the coding sequence ATGCACGTCTACCGCAACGCCGTCATCGCCATCGCCGCAGCTTGTCCCGTCATCGCGCAAGCCCAGACCACCCAGGAACTCAAGGCCGAACTCGACGCCCTCAAGGCGCACGTGCACAAGCTCGAAGCGATGATCGAAAGGTCCGAGCGGTCCAAATCGGACGACGCGGCCGAACTGGCGCGCCTGCGCGTCAAGAGCGACGCCGCCGACGATGCCGCCGAGACCAGCGGCTTGAAGGGCCTGAAGATCTCCGGCTATATCGATCCGACCTATATCCGCAACCGCAACGCCAGCACGTCGAGCTTCGTCTTCCTGAACAATAACAGCTCGGTCAACGGTTCCGGCGAGAGCTTCGGGTATGACAATACCTACTTCGGCAGCGCCATGCTCAATGTCGACAAGGAGCTCGAAGGCGGCACCAGGCTGAAAATCTCCCTCATGCCGAGCAAGGGCACGGCGGCCGGCTACAACTTCGGCAACATGGTGCACGAAGCGTCGGTCTCGATTCCGCTGGGCGGCCTGTCGACGCGCGTGTTCGCCGGCCAGATTCCCGACTGGAGCGGCTACGAGTACATTGCCTCGACCCAGAACAAGCTCATTACCCACAACCTGTTGTTCGATTTTTCGGCCGCGAACTTCTATACCGGGGCCGGCCTGCAGTTCGTGCGCGGCAAATGGGATAGCAAAATCATGGCCGGCAATATGAACAGCGCCCGCATCGACCACGCGCGCGAGAAAACCCCGGGCTTGTTCTACCGCGTCGATTACGCCAAAAGCGAGTTCGCCGGCCTGGGCATGTCGGGCACCCATTCGGGCTTCGACGACGACAGCGCGTTTGGGCGCCTCGACCTGCTGGAAGTGGACGGCTACCACACGCGTGGCGACTGGAATTTCCAGGGTCAGTTAAGCTATGGGCGCCAGCAGGCCACCGCCGCCAATCGCTACAACGTGGCGCGCCAGCGCTGGTATGGCCTGTCGTCGCTGATGTCGTACAAGGTCATGCCGCGCCTCGAAGCCATCGCCCGGCTCGACTACATCCACAACAGCAGGGGCGGAGGCGGCGTGTTCGGCTCGACCCTGGGCAGCGGCTGCAAGGACCTGGACGGTCTGGAAGCGAACTGCCCGGACGGGCGCAACGGCTTTGGCGCCGGCATGGTCTGGAGCGGCGACGACTGGGTGGTGCTCGACCCCACCCGCGGCGCCAACCGCGCGGCGCTCTCGCTGGGCACGCAGTACCTGCTCATGCCGGGCGTGAGCGTGAAGGGCGAATACCGCTACGACCGCGCCAACGCCAGGGTATTCAAGACATCGGACGACCAGTACCGCCGCGACAATCATGTTATCGGCGTATCGACAGTAGTGAGTTTTTAG
- a CDS encoding aldehyde dehydrogenase, with protein MATTQANKQWHERAAALSIDGRAFIGGERVWARSEQRFDNLSPIDGRQLGLVARCDGLDVDAAVAAARAAFEDRRWAGQAPAARKRVMIKFADLILAHAGELALLETLDMGKPIKYSQSVDVPAAANCIRWYGEAIDKIYDEIAPTGDNSLALITREPVGVVAAIVPWNYPMIMAAWKIAPALAAGNSVILKPSEKSPLTALRLAEIALEAGLPAGVFNVIPGYGHEAGAALALHMDVDCIGFTGSTKVGKQILQMAGQSNLKRAWTELGGKSANIVCADCPDLDAAVSAAIGSIYFNQGESCNAPSRLFVEASIRDAFLEKALALVPDFAPGDPLDEGTIMGAIVDAAQMKTVMGYIEQGKQAGAKLLAGGEAARTDSGGFYVAPTLFDQVDGSMSIAREEIFGPVLSVLSFTDIDDAVRQANSTQYGLQAAVWTADLSRAIKTARALRAGTVHVNQYDGDDITVPFGGVKQSGNGRDKSLHAFDKYTELKTTWIQIG; from the coding sequence ATGGCAACGACGCAAGCGAACAAGCAATGGCACGAACGGGCGGCAGCCCTCAGCATCGACGGGCGCGCATTCATCGGCGGCGAGCGCGTCTGGGCCAGATCGGAGCAACGGTTCGATAATCTCTCGCCCATCGATGGCCGCCAGCTGGGCCTTGTCGCGCGTTGCGACGGCCTCGATGTCGACGCGGCCGTGGCGGCGGCGCGCGCGGCGTTCGAGGACCGGCGCTGGGCCGGCCAGGCGCCGGCGGCGAGAAAGCGCGTCATGATTAAATTCGCGGACCTGATCCTGGCGCACGCCGGGGAACTGGCCTTGCTGGAGACGCTCGACATGGGCAAACCGATCAAGTACAGCCAGAGCGTGGACGTGCCGGCGGCGGCCAACTGCATCCGCTGGTACGGCGAGGCGATCGACAAGATTTACGACGAAATCGCGCCCACGGGCGACAACAGCCTGGCGCTGATCACGCGCGAGCCGGTCGGCGTGGTGGCGGCCATTGTGCCGTGGAATTACCCGATGATCATGGCGGCCTGGAAGATCGCTCCGGCGCTTGCCGCCGGCAACAGCGTGATCCTCAAGCCGTCCGAAAAGTCGCCCCTGACGGCGCTGCGCCTGGCCGAAATCGCGCTCGAAGCCGGGCTGCCGGCGGGCGTGTTCAACGTCATCCCCGGCTATGGCCACGAAGCCGGGGCGGCGCTGGCGCTGCACATGGATGTGGACTGCATCGGCTTTACGGGCTCCACCAAGGTCGGCAAGCAGATCTTGCAGATGGCCGGGCAATCGAACCTCAAGCGCGCCTGGACCGAATTGGGCGGCAAATCGGCCAACATCGTCTGCGCCGACTGTCCCGATCTCGATGCGGCGGTGAGCGCGGCCATTGGCTCGATCTATTTTAACCAGGGCGAAAGCTGCAATGCGCCTTCGCGCCTGTTCGTCGAGGCCTCGATCAGGGACGCGTTTCTGGAAAAGGCGCTGGCGCTGGTTCCGGATTTTGCGCCGGGCGACCCGCTCGACGAGGGTACCATCATGGGCGCCATCGTCGATGCGGCCCAGATGAAGACCGTGATGGGCTACATCGAGCAGGGCAAGCAGGCCGGCGCCAAGCTGCTGGCCGGCGGGGAGGCCGCACGTACCGACAGCGGCGGCTTTTACGTGGCGCCGACCCTGTTCGACCAGGTGGACGGCAGCATGAGCATTGCGCGCGAAGAGATCTTCGGACCGGTGCTGTCGGTGCTCAGTTTCACCGACATCGACGACGCCGTGCGCCAGGCCAATTCGACCCAGTACGGTTTGCAGGCGGCGGTGTGGACGGCCGATTTGAGCCGCGCGATCAAGACCGCGCGCGCCCTGCGCGCCGGGACCGTGCACGTGAACCAGTACGATGGCGACGACATCACGGTGCCGTTCGGCGGCGTCAAGCAGTCGGGCAACGGGCGCGATAAATCGCTGCACGCCTTCGACAAGTACACGGAACTGAAAACCACATGGATCCAGATTGGATGA
- a CDS encoding fatty acid desaturase, translating into MFAFTAAPHHFVFPSLTRRNAGMPQLGTLDGDLLTVATWQRIALAALPALTLTAFAALYAYGAYLALPMVMLMHFVVTVAYLHDVAHGSAGLDARATHWALFIVSVLVLQSGHAFRYTHLHHHAHCLEDDDLEGAPARGGLLGALLCGPLYLPRLWRESLRKIRPARERRWMVAELATALTLALLALWLTRWSTGPLVYVAMAWIGGWFYPLATAYLPHYKPGSKPLEQARTMRGAIVPALFMNLTYHLEHHLYPQVPTMNLRRLSRRLDPHFAARGLRPTRVY; encoded by the coding sequence ATGTTTGCCTTTACCGCAGCACCACATCACTTCGTTTTCCCGTCCCTGACAAGGCGCAATGCCGGCATGCCGCAACTGGGCACGCTCGACGGCGACCTGCTGACGGTCGCCACGTGGCAGCGCATCGCCCTCGCCGCCCTGCCCGCGCTGACGCTGACCGCGTTCGCGGCGCTCTACGCGTACGGTGCTTATCTGGCGCTGCCGATGGTGATGCTGATGCACTTCGTGGTCACGGTGGCTTATCTGCACGACGTGGCGCACGGCTCGGCGGGCCTCGATGCGCGCGCCACGCACTGGGCGCTGTTCATCGTCAGTGTACTGGTGCTGCAAAGCGGGCATGCATTCCGCTACACGCACCTGCACCACCATGCCCACTGCCTGGAAGATGACGACCTGGAAGGCGCACCGGCACGCGGCGGCCTGCTCGGCGCGCTGCTGTGCGGACCGCTGTACCTGCCCCGCCTGTGGCGCGAATCGTTGCGCAAGATCCGTCCGGCGCGCGAGCGGCGCTGGATGGTCGCCGAACTGGCCACCGCGTTGACGCTGGCGCTGCTGGCCCTGTGGCTGACACGCTGGAGCACCGGGCCGCTGGTCTACGTCGCCATGGCCTGGATCGGCGGCTGGTTCTATCCGCTGGCGACGGCGTATCTGCCGCACTACAAACCGGGCAGCAAGCCGCTCGAACAGGCGCGCACCATGCGCGGCGCCATCGTGCCGGCGTTGTTCATGAACCTGACTTACCATCTCGAGCATCACCTGTATCCGCAAGTGCCGACGATGAATCTGCGGCGCCTGTCGCGCCGGCTCGACCCGCACTTCGCGGCGCGCGGACTGCGGCCGACGCGGGTGTATTGA
- a CDS encoding sensor histidine kinase — MDIYRVYYFSLVFQSCISLGLAAWLWAKAPHQSGIKPLALFCVGIGCWALGQLGMHLGDDSVAALGKRLVNCGPINAVFFLHFVFRFLQRDRPRQLLAVYLLGIATLVLIQLLDMGTLAPWLGFRRYYFFPVWGWIPGIVVSSISVWAYLLLLAAWPAAAPKQRGKILAIWFAGVWGSGASLMFLNASLGIDIFPYSVILLPGYALLLVFGILRYDLMVVNLWANRLLAWLVLMAITVALASLLLSVAARTGFAPLAAMPLWQLWLLGTAMLGVMLVLEGPSRRAMERLVFPGAHLEAGVLADWRLRLDAASSWQELERIAASTLGAHLRQPMRVVLGDATPAGDAAGKPGVHCYLAAGKEGEAPHWRSDLMEWEGATPSVTRVGEVFGALLAAAAARLDQLLRYAEHEKERLQQAHLLELGGLAATVAHELRNPLNIISMAAVMAPPEVRAEIRAQIERADHLIQDLLSYSGEVRLNRQRVPVAELVQRVAAGHPSQAIALEVDEALCLHIDPMRGEQILGNLIGNAMAMLRGRPDPRILVAAEAQPDGWVLLRVCDNGPGVPADLAADLFQPFTTRRPGGTGLGLAIVRRLVEAHGGSVKLGERAGWNCCFELLLPGSP; from the coding sequence ATGGACATCTATCGCGTTTACTATTTCTCCCTGGTGTTCCAAAGTTGCATCAGCCTGGGACTGGCGGCCTGGCTGTGGGCCAAGGCGCCACACCAGAGCGGCATCAAGCCGCTGGCGCTGTTTTGCGTCGGCATCGGCTGCTGGGCGCTGGGGCAGCTGGGCATGCACCTGGGCGACGACAGCGTGGCCGCGCTGGGCAAACGGCTGGTCAACTGCGGCCCGATCAATGCGGTGTTCTTCCTGCACTTCGTGTTCCGCTTCCTGCAGCGCGACCGCCCGCGCCAACTGCTGGCCGTCTACCTGCTCGGCATCGCGACCCTCGTGCTGATCCAGCTACTCGACATGGGAACGCTGGCGCCTTGGCTGGGCTTCCGGCGCTACTACTTTTTCCCTGTGTGGGGCTGGATACCCGGCATTGTCGTCAGCTCGATCAGCGTCTGGGCTTACCTGCTGCTGCTGGCGGCGTGGCCGGCGGCGGCGCCCAAACAGCGCGGCAAGATCCTGGCGATCTGGTTTGCGGGCGTGTGGGGATCGGGCGCCTCGCTCATGTTCCTCAACGCCTCGCTCGGGATCGACATCTTCCCCTACAGCGTGATCCTGCTGCCGGGCTACGCGCTGCTGCTGGTGTTCGGCATCCTGCGCTACGACCTGATGGTGGTGAACCTGTGGGCCAACCGCCTGCTGGCCTGGCTTGTGCTGATGGCTATCACGGTGGCCCTGGCCAGCCTGCTGCTCAGCGTGGCCGCGCGCACCGGTTTTGCGCCGCTGGCCGCCATGCCCCTGTGGCAGCTATGGCTTCTCGGCACCGCGATGCTGGGCGTGATGCTGGTGCTGGAAGGCCCGTCGCGCCGCGCCATGGAGCGCCTGGTCTTCCCCGGCGCGCATCTGGAAGCGGGCGTGCTGGCCGACTGGCGCCTGCGGCTCGACGCCGCCAGCAGCTGGCAGGAGCTCGAGCGCATCGCCGCTTCCACCCTCGGTGCGCACCTGCGCCAGCCGATGCGGGTGGTGCTGGGCGACGCCACGCCGGCCGGCGACGCTGCGGGCAAACCGGGCGTGCACTGCTATCTCGCCGCCGGCAAGGAAGGCGAGGCGCCGCACTGGCGCAGTGACCTGATGGAGTGGGAAGGCGCGACCCCGAGCGTGACCCGCGTGGGCGAAGTGTTCGGCGCCCTGCTGGCGGCCGCCGCCGCGCGGCTGGACCAGTTGCTGCGCTATGCGGAGCACGAAAAGGAGCGCCTGCAACAGGCCCACCTGCTGGAGCTGGGCGGCCTGGCGGCGACGGTGGCGCACGAACTGCGCAACCCGCTCAACATCATCAGCATGGCCGCTGTGATGGCGCCGCCGGAGGTGCGCGCCGAAATCCGCGCCCAGATCGAACGCGCCGACCATCTGATCCAGGACTTGCTCAGTTATTCGGGCGAAGTGCGCCTGAACCGCCAGCGCGTGCCGGTGGCGGAACTGGTGCAGCGGGTCGCCGCCGGCCATCCCTCGCAAGCCATCGCGCTCGAGGTGGACGAGGCCCTGTGCCTGCACATCGACCCGATGCGCGGCGAACAAATCCTCGGCAATTTGATTGGCAACGCCATGGCCATGCTGCGCGGACGCCCGGACCCGCGCATTCTTGTCGCCGCCGAAGCGCAACCCGATGGCTGGGTACTGCTGCGCGTGTGCGACAACGGCCCGGGCGTGCCCGCCGATCTGGCCGCCGACCTGTTCCAGCCCTTCACCACGCGCCGTCCCGGCGGCACCGGCCTTGGCCTGGCGATCGTCAGGCGCCTGGTCGAGGCCCACGGCGGCAGCGTCAAGCTGGGCGAACGGGCTGGCTGGAACTGCTGCTTTGAACTTCTTTTACCAGGCTCGCCATGA
- a CDS encoding sigma-54-dependent transcriptional regulator: MTTERILLVDDEPAFQRLCGNWLASLGYDVKVAASAEQVLALSADHTFDLVLLDLALPPSFRPDEGLALLPRLASAPVVVMTGHADRELALRAMAAGAWDFLPKPLDPDLLRVVVERALTKRRLERELAEWRARAGPDDATMGLIGISTDLSDLRALIRRIGPTEVPVMITGPSGTGKELVARALHANGKRSAKPFVAVHCGAIPAELFESELFGHCKGSFTGADRDRIGLIAAANGGTLFLDEIGDMPLAMQVKLLRFLQAGSFFAVGARSETRVDVRVVAATNRDLAAMVEEKSFRDDLFYRLKGIQVRTTALAERAEDVALIVQAVAARLSPPKRLAPDALEWVVSRNWPGNVRELQHSVSTAAALAGNADVITVDDLALACGEAAAPAAVEGDGLLDAQVAALEKRLIVAALDETAHNHTHAAKQLGISRVGLLNKMKRYGLR; this comes from the coding sequence ATGACTACCGAACGCATTCTTCTCGTCGACGACGAACCCGCCTTCCAGCGCCTGTGCGGCAACTGGCTGGCCAGCCTTGGCTACGACGTCAAGGTCGCGGCATCGGCCGAACAGGTGCTGGCCTTGTCGGCTGATCACACCTTCGACCTGGTGCTGCTCGACCTGGCGCTGCCGCCATCGTTCCGCCCCGATGAAGGGCTGGCGCTGCTGCCCCGCCTGGCCTCGGCGCCTGTAGTGGTGATGACCGGCCACGCCGACCGCGAACTGGCCCTGCGCGCGATGGCCGCCGGTGCCTGGGACTTTTTACCCAAGCCGCTCGACCCGGACCTGCTGCGGGTGGTGGTTGAGCGCGCGCTGACCAAGCGCCGCCTGGAGCGCGAGCTGGCCGAGTGGCGCGCGCGCGCCGGGCCGGACGACGCCACCATGGGCCTGATCGGCATCAGCACCGACTTGAGCGACCTGCGCGCGCTGATCCGGCGCATCGGCCCGACCGAGGTGCCGGTGATGATCACGGGGCCGAGCGGCACCGGCAAGGAACTGGTGGCACGCGCGCTGCACGCCAACGGCAAGCGCAGCGCCAAGCCGTTCGTGGCGGTGCACTGCGGTGCGATTCCGGCGGAGCTGTTCGAGAGCGAGTTGTTCGGACACTGCAAGGGCAGCTTCACGGGGGCGGACCGCGACCGCATCGGCTTGATCGCGGCGGCCAACGGCGGCACCCTGTTCCTCGACGAAATCGGCGACATGCCGCTGGCAATGCAGGTCAAGCTGCTGCGCTTTTTGCAGGCCGGGAGTTTTTTCGCGGTCGGCGCGCGCAGCGAAACACGGGTCGATGTGCGCGTGGTGGCGGCCACCAACCGCGACCTGGCGGCGATGGTCGAGGAAAAATCGTTTCGCGATGATTTGTTTTATCGGCTCAAAGGCATTCAGGTCAGGACCACGGCGCTGGCCGAGCGGGCAGAGGATGTGGCGCTGATTGTGCAGGCGGTGGCGGCCAGGCTGTCCCCGCCCAAGCGGCTGGCGCCGGACGCGCTGGAATGGGTGGTGTCGAGGAACTGGCCGGGCAATGTGCGTGAGCTGCAGCATTCGGTGTCGACGGCGGCGGCGCTGGCGGGCAATGCCGATGTAATCACGGTCGACGACCTGGCGCTGGCCTGCGGGGAAGCGGCCGCGCCGGCGGCGGTGGAGGGGGATGGTTTGCTCGATGCGCAGGTAGCGGCGCTGGAAAAGCGCCTGATCGTCGCCGCGCTTGATGAGACGGCGCACAATCACACGCATGCGGCCAAGCAGTTGGGGATTTCGCGGGTGGGGCTGTTAAATAAAATGAAGCGGTACGGGTTACGCTAA
- the panB gene encoding 3-methyl-2-oxobutanoate hydroxymethyltransferase, with protein MSGYLQGKDMAGGDTPAPVKPVVTKAVTIPSLNAMRASGAKITMLTCYDASFATLMDRCGVEVLLIGDSLGMVCNGHQSTLPVTVAEIAYHTAAVARGNKSAMVLADMPFGSYGTPEAAFNNAVQLMQAGAHMVKLEGGAWLAETIRFLTDRAVPVCAHLGLTPQSVHQLGGYKVQGKSIESAAQLKADSLVLEAAGAAIVLFEAIPSALGKELTEALKVPTIGIGAGPDCSGQVLVMHDILGVFPGRKARFVKNFMDGQTSIDAAVSAYVSAVKDGSFPAVEHCF; from the coding sequence ATGAGCGGTTATCTGCAGGGTAAGGACATGGCGGGCGGCGACACTCCGGCGCCTGTCAAACCGGTGGTGACGAAGGCGGTGACGATTCCTTCGCTGAACGCGATGCGTGCTTCGGGCGCCAAGATCACGATGCTGACCTGCTACGACGCCAGCTTTGCGACCTTGATGGACCGCTGCGGCGTGGAAGTGCTGCTGATCGGCGATTCGCTGGGCATGGTCTGCAATGGACATCAATCGACCTTGCCGGTGACGGTGGCCGAGATCGCGTACCACACCGCCGCTGTCGCCCGCGGCAACAAGAGCGCGATGGTGCTGGCCGATATGCCTTTTGGCAGCTACGGCACGCCGGAAGCGGCGTTCAACAACGCGGTGCAGCTGATGCAGGCTGGCGCGCACATGGTCAAGCTCGAGGGCGGCGCGTGGCTGGCCGAGACGATCCGCTTCCTGACCGACCGCGCGGTGCCGGTGTGCGCGCACCTGGGGCTCACACCGCAGTCGGTGCACCAGCTGGGCGGCTACAAGGTGCAGGGCAAGAGCATCGAAAGCGCGGCCCAGCTCAAGGCCGATTCGTTGGTGCTGGAAGCGGCCGGTGCGGCCATTGTGCTGTTCGAGGCGATTCCTAGTGCCTTGGGCAAGGAGTTGACCGAGGCGCTGAAAGTGCCGACGATCGGCATCGGCGCCGGGCCGGACTGCTCGGGCCAGGTGCTGGTAATGCACGATATCCTGGGCGTTTTCCCGGGGCGCAAAGCGCGCTTCGTGAAGAACTTCATGGACGGGCAAACCAGCATCGATGCCGCCGTGAGCGCGTATGTGAGCGCGGTCAAGGATGGCAGTTTTCCGGCGGTGGAGCACTGTTTCTGA